A window from Anser cygnoides isolate HZ-2024a breed goose chromosome 1, Taihu_goose_T2T_genome, whole genome shotgun sequence encodes these proteins:
- the FHL2 gene encoding four and a half LIM domains protein 2, translated as MTERFDCHYCKESLFGKKYILREDSPYCLKCYENLYSNTCEECKKPIGADCKDLSYKERHWHETCFHCFQCKNSLVDKPFAAKEEHLLCTDCYSNEYSSKCNECKKTIMPGTRKMEYKGNSWHETCFICYRCQQPIGTKSFIPKDNQNFCVPCYEKQFAMQCVQCKKAITSGGVTYREQPWHKECFVCTGCKKQLSGQRFTSRDEFAYCLSCFCNLYAKKCAGCTNPISGLGGTKYISFEERQWHNDCFNCKKCSLSLVGRGFLTERDDILCPECGKDI; from the exons ATGACTGAACGCTTTGACTGCCACTACTGCAAGGAGTCCCTGTTTGGCAAGAAGTACATCCTGAGGGAGGACAGCCCCTACTGCTTGAAATGCTACGAAAACCTCTATTCCAACACCTGTGAGGAATGCAAAAAACCTATTGGTGCTGACTGCAAG GATCTGTCTTACAAGGAGCGCCACTGGCATGAAACCTGCTTTCACTGCTTCCAGTGCAAGAATTCATTGGTGGACAAGCCTTTTGCCGCAAAAGAGGAACATCTACTTTGCACTGACTGCTACTCCAACGAATACTCTTCCAAATGTAACGAGTGCAAGAAGACTATTATGCCAG GTACTCGGAAGATGGAATACAAAGGCAACAGCTGGCACGAGACTTGCTTTATCTGCTACCGCTGTCAACAGCCAATTGGGACAAAGAGTTTCATCCCGAAAGACAATCAAAACTTCTGCGTACCCTGCTACGAAAAGCAGTTTGCTATGCAGTGCGTCCAGTGCAAGAAG GCTATCACTTCAGGAGGCGTTACTTACCGGGAGCAGCCCTGGCATAAGGAGTGCTTTGTTTGCACTGGATGCAAGAAGCAGTTGTCTGGACAACGCTTTACCTCCAGGGATGAGTTTGCGTATTGCCTGAGCTGCTTCTGCAACCTTTACGCCAAAAAGTGTGCTGGATGCACAAACCCGATCAGTG GTCTCGGAGGAACCAAGTACATCTCGTTTGAAGAGCGGCAGTGGCATAATGATTGCTTTAACTGTAAGAAGTGTTCTCTCTCGTTAGTGGGCCGCGGCTTCCTAACAGAAAGGGATGACATCCTTTGCCCTGAATGTGGAAAGGATATTTAA